The following is a genomic window from Dasypus novemcinctus isolate mDasNov1 chromosome 23 unlocalized genomic scaffold, mDasNov1.1.hap2 SUPER_23_unloc_1, whole genome shotgun sequence.
GAAAAGTTGGATTTAAGGCAAAGGTACTTTTTATACTAGTGTAgggttttgttttaattcatcCTAAAGACAACTCAGAGATAAGCCTTTCATGGAGATTGAACTATCAGGGCCGCTCAGCACCTGGGGAAGTCACTTTTCCtcccagggcctcagtttcctcaggtgTAGGGTGAAGGTCATCTCCCCCTCATCCCCGTGTGTCTTTATAGGGTATATAGGAAGTGGGAGAAGAGCTTGTGTCCTCATGTTTACACAGCTCTCCTCGTTGTGATTTTGATTTCTATTTTACCGTCTCTGTCAGGATCAGGGTGTAACTAAGGAACGCCCTCGTTGTTCCCTTAGATCCCAGCGCTCCTGTGGGCTTCGTGCTTGGGGTAGATCTTCTTCACATATTCCCCCTGGAAGGAGCAACTTTTCTGTGCCCTGCTGATGTGACCGACGTGAGAACCTTCCAGAGAATCCAAGAATTGCTTCCTGGCCAGAGAGCAGATGTGATTCTGAGTGACATGGCACCCAATGCCACAGGGATTCGGGCGCTTGATCACGACAGGCTCATCGGCCTGTGCTTGTCCCTTCTGGATCTGGCTCCAGACATCCTGCAGCCTGGGGGAACATTCCTTTGTAAAACCTGGGCTGGCAGTCAGAGCCATCGGTTACAGAGGAGACTGACTGAAGAGTTCCAGAACACAAGGACTGTAAAGCCTGAAGCCAGCAGGAAGGAGTCGTCAGAGGTGTACCTCTTGGCCACGAACTACAGAAGAGTAAAGGGGTCTTCGAAGGAGTGAAAGATTGATCTGTCCTTCCCGCAGTGGTGGCTAGGCCCTCTGTAACTCCAGATGGGGCCGAGCTATACCTCAGGAGTGCTGGGGGAGCTGAGCTGTGGTCTTGGCGATGCAGCAGGACACTGGGGAGACCTTTTCCTTTTAAACCCAGAAAAGGACAAAACTCTGTTCAAGAGCCATGGTCGATGGTTTAAAAATGTCTATCTCGATTTATGAAGAGAACATTATTGTGAaaaagagaggtgaagatggtagCATGCGATGAGACTGACTCCGAGGGAAGGATGAAAAGTGGCCCAGCGAGCAGAGGTGCAGACGCTTAGCTTTATGCACCTTCGTCTTAGTCCTTAGACTAGCAGACAGGCTGTCCAGCCTCCGCTGGAAGAATGCAGCACACAGGTCTCTAGGTGTTATTTTGACCGCATAGCGtaatgtaggaaaatgaaatttcagTCTGGGGGTTCAGTCCTACCTCTCTGGTGAGTAATCTGAAAATGCATCCATTCTTCAAGCAGAGTGCCTTCCCAGAGCAATTACGGAAGACGTTTGGTATGAATTTATGTGTGGGGTGGGTGTACTTTGTTTCTTGCTGGAAATAAATATTGCTGCAATACTGCAGGCTCCAAACACCCATAAAGGTAATTGCCAAAGCAAGCGTGATGTGTTgtgttcattcattttcttctgcTGTTTTCCAGGAACTCTGTGCAGGAACTCTAAATCCTTATACAAGGATTTAGATGGTATTTTGAAGGATCTCCATGCTTTcaagtttgtttttataaaaaattggCTGGTTTTCTAAaagccattttctcttttctctcaagAGGAGTTTATATTCTGTAGGGAAGATTGAGTTCCTGGAACTAGTGGGGAAAAGAACAGATCCTCAAGAATCTCTGTCGGGGCGCTGGGCTTCGCCCTGCTCCCTGAAGTCGGCTGTAGGTcagttttgattttatttctggTTACCCTTAGCTAGTTAACCCCACTCCACCCCTAGCGCGTTTCATTGTGGGGCACACGAATTTACAAGGCTTTTGTCATCTGGAAGGAGGGCAGTCAAGTGCGG
Proteins encoded in this region:
- the MRM2 gene encoding rRNA methyltransferase 2, mitochondrial; translation: MAGCLKLVCASLPHRRFHTTVSRHKARTSAEHLWLTRHFKDPFVKAAKVENYRCRSAFKLLEVNEKHQILRPGLRVLDCGAAPGAWSQVAVQSVNAAGTDPSAPVGFVLGVDLLHIFPLEGATFLCPADVTDVRTFQRIQELLPGQRADVILSDMAPNATGIRALDHDRLIGLCLSLLDLAPDILQPGGTFLCKTWAGSQSHRLQRRLTEEFQNTRTVKPEASRKESSEVYLLATNYRRVKGSSKE